A genomic window from Vitis riparia cultivar Riparia Gloire de Montpellier isolate 1030 chromosome 18, EGFV_Vit.rip_1.0, whole genome shotgun sequence includes:
- the LOC117907037 gene encoding uncharacterized protein LOC117907037 isoform X7, with protein MAGASRDQALALLAAANNHGDLAVKLSSLRQAKDILLAVHPSFAAELFPYLVELQSSPETLVRKSLIEAIEEIGLKAMEHSSILVSVLLVFLRDGDSIIAKQSIVSGTNFFCSVLEELALQFHRHGKVERWLEELWVWMVKLKDAVLAIALGPGPFGVKILAMKFLETYVLHFTSDANDFEKSSIEGSGRAFNISWVVGGHPVLDPASLMSDANRIIGVLLTLLQSASSLSGCLTITVVNCMLISSLIWS; from the exons ATGGCCGGAGCTTCCCGAGACCAAGCACTGGCTCTCCTCGCCGCTGCCAACAACCATGGAGATTTGGCCGTAAAGCTCTCTTCTCTTAGACAGGCCAAAGATATCTTACTAGCCGTCCACCCCTCATTTGCAGCCGAGCTTTTTCCCTACTTAGTCGAGCTTCAGTCTTCTCCCGAAACCCTAGTTCGAAAATCTCTCATAGA GGCAATAGAAGAGATTGGTTTGAAAGCAATGGAGCATTCTTCTATATTAGTATCAGTCTTATTAGTATTTTTGAGAGATGGCGATTCTATTATTGCAAAGCAATCTATTGTTAGTGGGACAAATTTCTTTTGCAGTGTTCTAGAGGAGTTGGCCCTGCAG tTCCATCGGCATGGTAAAGTTGAGAGGTGGCTTGAAGAGCTTTGGGTGTGGATGGTTAAGTTGAAGGATGCGGTCCTTGCCATTGCGTTGGGG CCTGGTCCTTTTGGGGTGAAGATACTGGCGATGAAGTTTTTGGAAACATATGTGCTACATTTTACATCTGATgctaatgattttgaaaaatcttcTATAGAAG GAAGTGGACGGgcttttaatatttcttggGTGGTTGGTGGTCACCCAGTTCTAGATCCAGCTTCACTCATGTCAGATGCAAATAGGATTATTGGAGTTCTACTAACGTTGTTGCAATCGGCTAGTAGTCTTTCTGGCTGTTTGACAATTACTGTTGTCAATTG
- the LOC117907037 gene encoding uncharacterized protein LOC117907037 isoform X8 produces the protein MAGASRDQALALLAAANNHGDLAVKLSSLRQAKDILLAVHPSFAAELFPYLVELQSSPETLVRKSLIEAIEEIGLKAMEHSSILVSVLLVFLRDGDSIIAKQSIVSGTNFFCSVLEELALQFHRHGKVERWLEELWVWMVKLKDAVLAIALGPGPFGVKILAMKFLETYVLHFTSDANDFEKSSIEGSGRAFNISWVVGGHPVLDPASLMSDANRIIGVLLTLLQSASSLSGCLTITVVNWK, from the exons ATGGCCGGAGCTTCCCGAGACCAAGCACTGGCTCTCCTCGCCGCTGCCAACAACCATGGAGATTTGGCCGTAAAGCTCTCTTCTCTTAGACAGGCCAAAGATATCTTACTAGCCGTCCACCCCTCATTTGCAGCCGAGCTTTTTCCCTACTTAGTCGAGCTTCAGTCTTCTCCCGAAACCCTAGTTCGAAAATCTCTCATAGA GGCAATAGAAGAGATTGGTTTGAAAGCAATGGAGCATTCTTCTATATTAGTATCAGTCTTATTAGTATTTTTGAGAGATGGCGATTCTATTATTGCAAAGCAATCTATTGTTAGTGGGACAAATTTCTTTTGCAGTGTTCTAGAGGAGTTGGCCCTGCAG tTCCATCGGCATGGTAAAGTTGAGAGGTGGCTTGAAGAGCTTTGGGTGTGGATGGTTAAGTTGAAGGATGCGGTCCTTGCCATTGCGTTGGGG CCTGGTCCTTTTGGGGTGAAGATACTGGCGATGAAGTTTTTGGAAACATATGTGCTACATTTTACATCTGATgctaatgattttgaaaaatcttcTATAGAAG GAAGTGGACGGgcttttaatatttcttggGTGGTTGGTGGTCACCCAGTTCTAGATCCAGCTTCACTCATGTCAGATGCAAATAGGATTATTGGAGTTCTACTAACGTTGTTGCAATCGGCTAGTAGTCTTTCTGGCTGTTTGACAATTACTGTTGTCAATTG
- the LOC117907037 gene encoding uncharacterized protein LOC117907037 isoform X9, with protein sequence MAGASRDQALALLAAANNHGDLAVKLSSLRQAKDILLAVHPSFAAELFPYLVELQSSPETLVRKSLIEAIEEIGLKAMEHSSILVSVLLVFLRDGDSIIAKQSIVSGTNFFCSVLEELALQFHRHGKVERWLEELWVWMVKLKDAVLAIALGPGPFGVKILAMKFLETYVLHFTSDANDFEKSSIEGSGRAFNISWVVGGHPVLDPASLMSDANRIIGVLLTLLQSASSLSGCLTITVVNW encoded by the exons ATGGCCGGAGCTTCCCGAGACCAAGCACTGGCTCTCCTCGCCGCTGCCAACAACCATGGAGATTTGGCCGTAAAGCTCTCTTCTCTTAGACAGGCCAAAGATATCTTACTAGCCGTCCACCCCTCATTTGCAGCCGAGCTTTTTCCCTACTTAGTCGAGCTTCAGTCTTCTCCCGAAACCCTAGTTCGAAAATCTCTCATAGA GGCAATAGAAGAGATTGGTTTGAAAGCAATGGAGCATTCTTCTATATTAGTATCAGTCTTATTAGTATTTTTGAGAGATGGCGATTCTATTATTGCAAAGCAATCTATTGTTAGTGGGACAAATTTCTTTTGCAGTGTTCTAGAGGAGTTGGCCCTGCAG tTCCATCGGCATGGTAAAGTTGAGAGGTGGCTTGAAGAGCTTTGGGTGTGGATGGTTAAGTTGAAGGATGCGGTCCTTGCCATTGCGTTGGGG CCTGGTCCTTTTGGGGTGAAGATACTGGCGATGAAGTTTTTGGAAACATATGTGCTACATTTTACATCTGATgctaatgattttgaaaaatcttcTATAGAAG GAAGTGGACGGgcttttaatatttcttggGTGGTTGGTGGTCACCCAGTTCTAGATCCAGCTTCACTCATGTCAGATGCAAATAGGATTATTGGAGTTCTACTAACGTTGTTGCAATCGGCTAGTAGTCTTTCTGGCTGTTTGACAATTACTGTTGTCAATTGGTGA